The sequence GCCGATGCGCTGGTGCGCGTCACCCCTGAAGGCCTGAATCATGTCTTCTTCTCGGATAGCGGATCGGTGGGCATGGAAGTCGCCATGAAGATGGCAGTGCAATATCAGCAACAGCGTAAAGACCGCGATGACACGCGGGGACGGACGCGCATGCTGTCATTGATGAAGGCCTATCACGGCGATACGGCGGGCTGCATGGCAGTGTGTGACCCCGAAGAAGGCATGCATTCCCTGTTCGCCGATTTCCTGCCCAGACATCATTTCGCACCAGCGCCGACTGCCGGTTTCAGCGCCAGTCGTGAAGAGGTAGCAGACGATATCAGCGCATTGCGCGCCTGTCTGGAAACACACCAGCATGAGATAGCGGCATTGCTGATGGAGCCTCTCTTGCAGGCGGCAGGTGGCCTCAACATGTACTCGCCCTACTATCTGGAGGCGGCGCGCGAATTATGTGATGAGTTCGGAATCGTATTGATCTTCGATGAAGTCGCGACCGGCTTCGGTCGGACCGGCAAGATGTTTGCCTGTGAACACGCCAATGTCTCTCCTGACATCATGGTGCTCTCCAAGGGACTGACGGGGGGATATCTGGGACATGCCGCCACCCTGGCCCAGAGTCATATCTTCCATGCATTTGATGGCGAAGATGCCAACAGCGCCTTCATGCACGGTCCGACCTTCATGGGCAATCCACTGGCCTGCCGGGTAGCACTGGAGAGTCTCGCGGTGTTCGAGGAAGAGAATTATCTGGGCAAGATTGCCGAGCTCAATCAAGTGTTGCGCGACACCCTGCTGAATTTCTCCCACCCCGCCATTCGCGATATACGCGTATTGGGTGCTACGGCGGTGATAGAAGTGCACGATGCCAGCAGTCTGGCAGGCGC comes from bacterium Scap17 and encodes:
- the bioA gene encoding adenosylmethionine--8-amino-7-oxononanoate transaminase is translated as MPTRDTDSLTLWHPYTQMQDMPAPLEVVGGTGARMTLAGGETLLDATCSWWCMIHGYGHPRLVAAIQQQAAELCHVMLGGIRHRPAKELADALVRVTPEGLNHVFFSDSGSVGMEVAMKMAVQYQQQRKDRDDTRGRTRMLSLMKAYHGDTAGCMAVCDPEEGMHSLFADFLPRHHFAPAPTAGFSASREEVADDISALRACLETHQHEIAALLMEPLLQAAGGLNMYSPYYLEAARELCDEFGIVLIFDEVATGFGRTGKMFACEHANVSPDIMVLSKGLTGGYLGHAATLAQSHIFHAFDGEDANSAFMHGPTFMGNPLACRVALESLAVFEEENYLGKIAELNQVLRDTLLNFSHPAIRDIRVLGATAVIEVHDASSLAGAQAHARELGVWLRPFGRWLYTMPAYITSPQDLRQITQAMTSYFETLEH